A window of Glycine soja cultivar W05 chromosome 13, ASM419377v2, whole genome shotgun sequence genomic DNA:
AAGGGATATACTAATTTTACCTTTGGAAGAGCTTATTTACTGTTTATTTAAGCTTATGTATGACATAAACACACTCAGTTAAGGCAAAACCAGTATCATTTTCATCTACAAGAAAAATTGTTAGTGAATCTGAGTGGCTGAGTGCTATTCATAATCTCGCTATCTTGAATTAGGATACTGTTACTGTTAAAGTTTCTTAATTTTGGTCTTACCATGAAAAGAAAAGGGCAAAGCAATCACAAAGAGATggattattgtaaaaaaaaattaaaccacaGGTATCCTCCATTGAAATCCTAAGTCACGTAGGATCATTATGATGACAATCCTTTCCATTCAAGTATTTAACAGAATTACATACCatgacttaaatttaaaactacTCATTAATTAAGCTAGAACAACAAATGCTAGTTGATCCACACGTTATATACCatgacttaaatttaaaattacataccatgacttaaatttaaaactacTCATTAATTTACAAATGCtagtgataatttttattttaaaaaatacaaagtgTTATTTGATATGTTTGATATACATATATTCTgttataataagaaaataaaatggtaACATTTTGGGCTAACATTGTAGTAGCCATAACAATTTTGATAgggtcaaattaaaatataaaaaaatttcattgtgATTAGTGAGCAATAATAATCAATAGAGGACCGATATCTGGTGTAACCATTTGTGGAAAGGAAATTGCCAGGCTTCCACGTGGGATTTTGTAACAGATAAATATTTGTCGGTGGGGAAGTTAATTGGCATGATcatgttaaaacttaaaactcTAATATCTTCATATTAATGGAGATATGTTTCATCTCATGAATATGGCATATGCATGAGAAGGGATCTACATACACACTTCAAAACGGGAAATCTAAGTGATGTGCTCATAGAAAATAACTTCTATGTGTTTCAACATCTTTCCCTAGCTGTCTAGTGCTTTAGCTACCATTTAGGGACCCTATAGAGTACCACTTATACTTATAGACATCAAGGAAGTGTTTAAGGAATAAATCTTAAATTGGttggttaaaattttaaaatgagttaaaaGGTATATAAATAAGATGgttcttttcaaaaataaataaaataagaagagaGTCCTAAATCTGAAGTCTTCAAGGCCTAGTCTGGCCTTATATCGGGCCAGCAGGCCAAGGGACCAAATTAGcttgattaataaataaataaataataattttaaatctggaaattaaatcataaataaataaaaaatcaacacttgaaaaaatgaattaacgGGTGCAGTATTAAAACAAGCAGCAATTGCATCAACTTGAATATTAGGTACGTAGCATAAATTTTTGTCATTactctttttgtttctttggtGAGTTTCAGGCCACTTTACCTTTACCATGTGTTTGTCAAGAAAATGTATGAAGAGGTTCATTttgttgtctttgtttttttataattatcattGACACTTGGCTGGTAGTGTGAAGTCCCTCAACTGCATGCCTCGTAGAGCAGCAGGTACATTGATACCCATTTCATTATGATGATATTCACACATATAACATCCTTCATTATTATTTACTCCATCCGGTCACGagtaaaagcaacaaaaattaatcttttatttttttctcaaatataaataaattttaattacgtATACcttatttaataagattatttctaaaaaaattcatttaataaagCTAATAAAgactttttatatttcatattaagttttattaatgaatgatagtttaaaaaaatatttatttttaataaaaaaaatgacacaatTTAATgagttgaataatttttttaataaatgcgATAcgtatcttcttctttttttttttcttataatcaaGGTCTGAGAGAGTATTAATTAAATCCAAACTAAACATTGAGAGAGTATTAATTAAATCCAAACTAAAATGTTTGATAAGGATATAAGAAAAGTATGAAAAATTCTATCCAAAGTCACAGACTTAGGGTGACCAAGAACAGATCCTATCCACTGAAATCCGGAAAAACCATCCAAAAATCCAAAATCAAATAAACCAAAATGGaacggataaaaaaatttaaaaatcaatttttttttataattatcatatatCTTATGgttgatttaatatttattcataatttgatAATACCActcatgtttatatttttatttcttctatatttataaaatcatcatataacttatatatatttattaaaattatttaattaaagattatttttattaactatttGATTTAAGATGCataaatgtaattatataatgatatataactaaatatttgatattttaaattaatttttattataattatcatatatttaatatttttcaaaaaaataaaaatatgattaaaattaaaaaaaaaatcaattcaatccaAACCACGTTAAATTGGATTGGATCAAATGGgattaaaattttgaacaaaattgattagacgataaattaaaaaaataaagtaattaaattaaataatttttcttcaaaatcagTTCAATTCAATCCACAAACATCCAAGATGGGCTCACTCACAAGACAAGCATACAATTGATAATTTGAGtgtttgtgtttgattttttagtgttttgttatcttttgatttaacttatttaatattattattaatattacattattaaagAGGTCAATCAAAATATTAACAGGCCAACCCAACCTAAACTCATTTGGTCTGTGGGTTAGATGGGTCAGGCCAAAATAGCTTGATTCAATTTAGAGTCCAATATGACCTAATTTACATGCTCATTAAGTCAAATTTATTTTGACAATTCTGGTACTCGGACAAagaattaaatatgatattatcaaaataacttATGACAATCAAATTTATCACTCTTCTTCTCATTTATTTCTTAAGTATGGCATCAATAttcttatttaaaagaaaactaaaaatcaatttCTAAATTTAAAGTCTTCAAGTCGATCCATTTCGCTTCTATGTTTGTTTCACTCTTTTAGCTAGGGTTGTgttaaaagaatttgaaatttaaggtaaagtttttaattatttaatgtaatataaattatattttttatattaatattttaacttctgaattgtgaaatattttatcaaaattttataattaagtatttccaaaattttattctaaataaataaaatgtaaaatggatATTTCATTCAATACATCTAACAACATTTTTTATCGGATTTAAGTTCGATGttgaaaaaatagtttatttggAGTTTACTTAATTTCTTctcctaacatttttttcaaatattttcaattctgaaaaataaattaaaatgtcactaaaatttattttattttatttttcaaaatcaatacaatatttttttttctcgttcATCCTCATCTAACTATTATGGTTTTAAAATAGGCTTTATTTgagactttattttaaaaattaagtctttattttaatattaatattaatttgagacttaaaatgtttttcattcccataaatatgtcattttttgttttgatcctataattatgtatttttttattttaatttctataaattaatgatgatataacACTTAGTGTTGAGATGACAACATGATATTATCAAGTGATGGTCAtgatcatattattattttatttgtcataTCGTCATTTTTGTAATGGAGGTTaacattaaatacaaaaaatatatataatttatgaaaactaaaatttaaaaaattacaaaaacataaaataaaaaaatgttaaattatatatatatatatatatatatatatatatatatatatatatttaagcctttaaatatataaacaagTAATTGTAGTTTTTATCTATACACATacattgtgtttttttctttgaacGACTCTTCACACATGTAACtttaaatacattaattaaagTGCTTCTATCATTTGCAATCGTATGTCATTatcaatttcttatttattttattttaaaaaaacatcttcCATCCCTAATTGATCTTACGAACTTCCACTCCTACTTagaaacaataataacaataattcgtaaaaataaaataaggcaCAAGACAATTGCCCTATGGCCTTACTCTCTGCAGGGCACTGTCTTTCTTCTCCCATCTCATTGGGATATCAACAGACTGAGTTTTCTCTAGTGTTTACTGTTTATcctaggaaaaaaatatttaaataaaacaaacgtctcttctcttttttgtcTTTGTTCCAACGCATAGGACAAAACAAAGTTCCCTAtaggaattataaaaaataaaaaaaaataaaaatatatatatatatatatatatatatatatatatatatacacacacacgaCAAACCACTacatagttaaaatttatttaatacagTAGCTTTTTCCAATAACAAACAGTATGCATGTCAGTGaaccaaacaacaataacaacaaaaacgAAAATACACTAGACATGCATAAAAGGACAAAGTCACATTGTGAAGTGAAAAATAGATAACCCACATGATGTTTGCAAAAACCATTTTGGATTTTTAATTTGTGCGTGTTTGAATTTCCGATTCAAACCTACGTCTGGGTCCACCTCTATTTTCGAGAAACATGGAAACCTTTCCTTTTATAAAACAGAATTTATAGACTaataaatttactttaaaattctTACACCCCAATTTGAATCCACATCCAAACATACCTTTAGTTGGATGTTTTGAGCCAGAATTGTAAGTGGGCTgggaaagaaataaacaaaaacaacccTAAAATGTTGGCTTTTGCACATGGGTTCATTGACTCCTTTCACTGAACTTGTCAAGGTCATGACAACCACACAAGCATGTTCATTCATAACCTAAGAGCCCAGGAATGAGGGCCTTTGCTGCTGCTAGCTAGCTGTCCATGTCACTCAGATATTTTATCTGAAATATCAATAGTCAGCATGATGATGGATGAGGGCATGCCACCCCATAATTCTTTTGCAGATTGATGCAGATACATAGCTAGCTGCAGTGACTGTCTCTCTCTATGTGTGTGTCTATTTTGCTAGCTATATGTGCCTTTTATCTGAGAGATACTCTCATCACTGTGTGTGTGCCATGCACTAGCCCATGCCCTTAAATGGACATCACTAGAGGTAGACACATAAAGAATATATGCACTCTCTCCAAGTCTCTCTCTTTTGTATGAATTGCTTAGCACCTGATAACAAATATATATGTCAcgatttcatttaattttcaattgaaatcaaCCCATGAACCATATgcttaattataatttctaaGGACAAAATTTAACCATAGTTCATTAAGTTCTGTTCCTATTATTTTCGAGTTAGaattaatgtttttatcttGATAGTCTATATTTacctttaatgtttttttatatacaaaaataaatactaaaatttgaatctaAAACTTTATGCAAACTACCTAAATTCTATACTACTCGGTTAATTCTAGTGGGTTATTTTGtctttaatgtaaattttactATTCAAATTATCGAGAACATATTATAATTCTAATGGTGTGTCATCCAAATCGAACAATGCAAGTATCAAATTCAAGTTCGATGTGTTACTACTTACTAGCCTACTTGCTGCTGAAAGAAAACAAGACTCGGCAttctggaaaaaaaatactgaatTTGGAAACGGGTAGATTATATTTGTCCCTAATCAATGTTTGTTTTAATCATACAAAAAGTGGCTTAAAATTCCCATTTGACACCCCAACGCACCACCTCCTTTTGTTACCTGCTTATAAAATTTGCAATTTTGCAAGCATGATGAAAAATTGAAGAGACACCATTCAATGTCAATGATACTGctaatgaaaccaaaaataaataaataaatggttacATTACATGCATTGGattttctttacaaattctgaaATCTCCATTCCCaaccttttttatttctccatttccccattcaaatttctcttctACCAAAGTTCCTACCcaaatctaataaaataaaaatcataaatcccaaaaaaaaaaacccaccagATCCCaaagatcttttttttttcttcattaatgaaaggacaaaacaaaacatttaaGAAACACAAAAGAATAATAAGAAGAGTGGGTCTCTCtcaataagttattataaattttttattattacaaaaaaaaaaaaagttagaagaaAGTGAAGAGCTATGAGAACAAGACAGCATCATGTTCATTCTCATCCTGGGTGTCGTCCTTGTTCCCATAATACTCAATGAGCTTCTGGAGAACCACGACGCGCGTCCGCAGCAACACGATGTACTCCGCGGTTTCCTTGAACAGCTGGTCGGGTTTCACCGCTTCTTCTCCACCGGGGATGAGGTTCTTCAGAGTTTCAAGCTTTTCACAaaccttattattattactgcACTTTGGTTTGAAAGGGTCAATCGTGGTGCTGGTGCTTCTTTTTCGGTGGTTATGTgggtttcttcttctccttcttgttATTCTCTTTGTGGCTCTTTTGAGGGAGAGCTTGTAACTGTGCCTAGTGATTGTGGTCATGGCAACAACtgaagaagagaaaacaaaaattggTTTTGTTTTGGGGGTGTTGCGTTATGTTGTGAAGTTTTGGGTTACACTAGGGTGTGATCAGAGAAGAGGGGGGTTCTGGGTTTAAGTAATGGGGCTTCAAGAGATTGCCACTTGATTATCATGGTTACTACAGAAATGCCACTGCctctttttatcaaaatattcattttttcttgtatgattttattacatatatgtataagaatttatattatgtaaaattttgttttgagttAAAAGCAGTCATATATGGCGCGAAAAACAGTGGGACCAAAGAGACATAAAGAATTGGGATATTTCCATGAAAGAAGGCTATTGTTGTAATTTCATTATTATGTAGAGGACACTAGTTTGTTTCCTATCTATGTGACCCCAAATGAGAAACAGAGAAAGCGGGAAGAGAGGCACAACTTGCGAGCCAGAGAGGCAGAAAAGCCTGCCCTTCTGTAACGGCACATGTGACCGTCCCGGGAActtcacattttttaattaccaTTTTGTCCTCCCCATTATATCATAtcatccaaaataaaattacaccaacattttttttttgttgttgcaaaaagtaaattaattcaTATATCAATGTCATGGTCTttgattaaaagattaaaaatacccCAAGTGTGTCTAAATGTCTTGAGATTGAGTATCGCTTTTTGTATTCTAGTGGTAAACTTTGATgtgcatatttttttgttttcaaagtgTTCATTGTACCTCTTTAAAGTATCTtgtcatgtgatgatagcttttgatttgtgcttccttttttttttcaatttcttttactAATGCTTTTATgaatctttccttttttttttcattgttttgagCATGAAAGGCTACTCTCAAACTTGAAACTAGAAATCAAAGTTGTCTTTTTCCTTCTTGAGATAATATATTATAGGCCATATTTTTACAAAAGTAGAGTTGAATTGTTCTTTGATACAACTACTGTTGTAAATAATATCACGATAAGGATTAGTTGTAgagttttatttccttttagaaaaatgatggaaGAGTTTCATTTATGATGATTGTGGtgcatttctttctttgttttgagtGGAACGTTGATCATGTTTACTACATTAAGCATTATTtaacaccaaaaaaaattatgcaattaAATAATACGGAGTGTTTTTCTCTTGTTCAAAAATGTTAAGGTAGGGATTCTATGACATACTTTTTTACATACTATTTAATATTGGGTAATATTCTTGCGAGATCAACTAAATAATATAGGCTTTTTATTCTCTATTTAATCAATCATACTTAAATTTCAccttataataataagtaaatagagaatatgtcatttattttatttttgttactaaaaatattttcatcttaGACTTTCattcaaaggaaaaaaatgctagagataaatttataaaaatttaaataaaatttacttttacactcacattcaattataaattatcatatgtGATAACTTAGAAGGTTTGATtcaattggttgataaaaataTCTACTAAAGTGTTGTAATCATTAAGAAGGACTAATTAAACATCATCTTTCATATGtgacacattttaattttttttattttgtttagtctTTCTAATATATCTATTATCTTCCATTTACAATAAAATTCTTTAATCAAAACTTAGTTAATTACGCCTAATTTCAATTACATGAATCTCCCGTGTTTTCCCCCTGGccaaaggatcctcagtttttctcacttTGGGATACACATTTATTAAACACTccagcatttaaaaaaaaaaaaaaaaaaagcaaacatGTACAAATTAAGTGTATCGAAGAAAAAGACTTGTGCAGTTGTCGTGAATTGTGACATTTGCACATGAATAAACACGGTAGAATAATTACATGCTCACAATAAATATCCTATATGCTCAAATGTAATAATAGGATTAGATTTGAAAAGATTATAGACCATAATATAGGTGTTGAATTAAGCCGTCCTAAATCTACAAATCAAGAGTACTACTTGAGACAATAAAATATTTCACGAATTGTACCTTGTATGCTACTACTAATTTGGCACCATCGAAAGATGACAAAAATTCTTAAACAAAGATGAGAAGAGGATCCCATAATAATagaatagaagaagatgatatCACATGGGATCATTCACAAATTGTAGCTAGCAAGACAGACGAAGCTTCTCttccataaaaatatatatactaaaaaaatgaactaGGGGCAAGATAGTGAAAGGGCATTTTGGTAATTTCACTATGGAAAAGAGGGTGCATGTGAAGATGATATGGGCCAGCAAGGCTCCGTTacaggaagagagagaaagagagggcaCATGGCTAGCAcatgaggagagagagagagagagagagggatttGGAAATGCATGGCATGGCCTTTGAGGGAAGAGAGAGCATGTGACAAAGGGGGGACAGTGAGGCAGCATGAAATGTACAGCATGTTCTGCACATTCCCTGCATGGAACTGATCAAGTGGCAGCTATCTAATGTTCTCTTTCTCCCCCTTAATTCTTCCCTTAGAAcatgcaattaattaattagcgcTAATTTGGATTATTAATGGATTTGCTTCACAGCATATGCATTAGTATATTGGCCTAATGGCATGTCTAATGCACAGATGTTCATACCATCCATACAGAGGACAGATGTATCAGTATATTTTTGAagtaatttattataaagaataataatcttattatacataattagAAGACATGtgagtatattttaattaaattctatatGTATACGGTGTATTATAACTATAAGGCACATGAATGTACTTGGCTTCGAAACTTTTCTATTCGGCATGTGTGACATGTGTAGGTTCTGCGTGCATGTGACTCAAATGGAGTCTTTAGCGTTATCCAATTGAATTTGGATTTGGGTGGAAAAAAAGGGCTGCTTGAAACCACTTTCTTATAGgaaatgatatatatttaagtAGATCTGTTGGCTTTAGCaatgtttgaatttgttttaattCTATGATTTGTAAACATCAAAAGGCAATACACATGATCGTgttataaaaactaattaaacgCGGAGAGAGAGATTAAAATACCTTATGTTataatcatatattaaaattaaagtatatgattaaatattttgtacGCTATTGCACAAAATCATATATGTATGAAAGGAATGAAATAAACATGTGTACGCTATTGCACAAAATCAATGTATTAGTTTCCatcgaattaattaaaaatttaacattcaAGTGCGTGACTGTACAGTAAGGTTCTTTGATCTATTGTCTGGTTCGATTCAGTTATTGGATTTAAATCAAACTAATGTTATTAATtcgtatattttgtttataaataaactaaatcACGAAAATACGTAGAACCGAACTACAGCA
This region includes:
- the LOC114381886 gene encoding uncharacterized protein LOC114381886, whose translation is MTTITRHSYKLSLKRATKRITRRRRRNPHNHRKRSTSTTIDPFKPKCSNNNKVCEKLETLKNLIPGGEEAVKPDQLFKETAEYIVLLRTRVVVLQKLIEYYGNKDDTQDENEHDAVLFS